The segment TGTCAACAGTAGCAGGCTGGCGGCGGagaatgaaaaataattaaagcgttcaggtttaaaacaacaataggGAGTTCTGCAGAAGCTTTGGGCGGCTCCGTAAACTAAGCCGCTTCTCTGGTACCAGCTTTTGTCAGCTGCTAAAGTTCTGAAATTCCTCCAGACCGCCTTCAGATGACGCCCGTAAACTTCTTTTATTCGGGTCTGACTCTAAGACAATCAAAGAGACGGCGGTTTGATTGGACTGCACCGGATCTTCCTGACAGAAGCAGGTCTGGGAACGTGTCTCAGCTTCGACTCCGCCACGCTTCAGACCGCGGCCTCCAACACCCGCTGCACGTTTCAACGTTCAGGGCTTTTTTCCTTAACGCTGACTCCTTTCTTCATGGATGCATCGGTTATATCTCACTGTAGCGATGAAAATGCAAGCACACAAgcattgccttgcaaaaatacgttttaccatttatttttccttttcaaccCAAAGACCGTCGCCAGAAATCAGGAACGCAGGAACCATGGAAGCAGGCTGATCGCGCCTGATGCTTAAACCCTGGAGCTGCACGTCTTCTAGCTCCTCTTCCAGCTGCTTCCTGACACGTTTGTGCATTTTGAGGTTTCTTCTCTCAGGACTCTGCTTACATTTACAAATAAGGTCCATATGAGAAGCAGATAGTCTGAAGGTAAGACAATGGGCCAGGTCACTAGACTTCACGGGTCTGATGTAGGACAATTCTGATATGGGTCCTAGACGTGTTGGACAGATTAAACACCACACACGGAGCTTCGtatgtgagttttattgaagagaGATGGGTTGTGGATGAAGAGAACCAGAATCCATTACCAGGCTGGAGCAGGTGGATGGTGAGAGCAGGAGAACCGGAGAGCGCTGCAGAGGCAGGAAGCCCTTAGAGCAGTGAGGGAGTTCTTGGAGCGCTGGGGTAGCAGTTGAGCCAGCAGTACGGCAGAGCAGAGAGAATCACAGGCAGGTGGGTAGCCAGGTGGGCTGACATGGGGGGAAACAGCTGACTTACGGCGGCGGAAGGCGGCGAGGAACGAAGTCTGATGCATGCAGGGTTGGAGCGTGACGAGAGGTGCTCATGAGCAGACATGGGAAGGTTGATGATGAACCAGCAGGGAAGAGTAGACTGAGACGAGCTTATATAGGAAGTTatacaggtggaatgagtctagacttgattattgcagcaggtgaaactgatcctgCGCTCCGGCATGGAGTGGAGCTGGGCTGAGTGAATGGTTTCCATGGTGAAGCAGGAAGaactaaaccctgacagatTTGATCTAAGCACCGGTCCAGAGAGACTAAAATCCACGAGGCCCAGATTAGCATGTAGGCTGAGGACAGGATCCAGAGCCACAAATATCAGATTATCTAAAACGATTAGCTTTTTTGTGCTTTCACTTGTATGGCATAAATCCTTAAGGCAGTCCTCGGTTTGAAACCCAGCTTGGAGACTCCCTGCATGGAGGTTGCGCGTTCTCGCTGTGCATGGCTGGGTTCTCCCCACCGGactgcttcctcccacagacccaGCTCCCACAGACCCAGCTCAAAACATCTGGAGGAGTTCTCACTTTCTCCTCATTAACAGCAGCCATGGCTCACTGATAGAGCTCAGGAACCAGCCCAGATGCTTCCTGTTTAAAactattaacatttatttaaagtccCTAAAGGAAAGCCTTTATCTACGATGACACAAAGAGAAACAAGCGAAAATAATCTCTGGACGTTTTAGACATTTgatcaaaaacaccaaaatagaTGTTTTCCTTTAACCTTGCTTCCATGTGCAAATGAAGCGGGCCAGAGGTTCTGCAGATGTTTGCTGAGCGGATTTGAGACTGTGCTGCTGCGACTCCTGGTGGACATACAGCAGAACCCCAAAGTAACACCAGAACCTGGATGGTTAGACATAAAAGTTTCATCtatgggtgaaaataaaaaaaagtcgaaaTGCTTTTTATTGATGCTGCAGCATAAAAACGTCATTCCCACAGAAATGTGTTTGTATGAccaacattaaaacagtttcatGGCTCCAGTCTCCTTCATCTGGACTCTGTCCAAACCACAGACtgagttttgtatttttctgtcaCTGACCTGATCTGCTTGTTCTCCTGGATTTAGCTTCCTGGATCTCTAACACATTTCTGATTTTCACCTGATTTGAGCATTTGGATCTCATTTGTTAAACATCTAAATAAAGTGttactaaataaagttttactttatttgggCATCAAATTTGTTCCATTTGTGAGGCCTAAAGCGAAAGGATTTAGTTGTTCTAGTTTAACTTCATTCCAAAATGTAAGCTTTACAAGGCCTCCGTACCGTTTATCAGAACAATCAGCATCTCTGGTTAATCTGGTCCAGTAATAATTTTTACAGATGATATAACAAAGAGCACGGTGTGTTTGTGGATCTCTGATCAGTAATATCTGCATTAAGGCAGCAGCTCAGCAGGATGTTAGCGAGGCTTGACTTTCTCAgaccatggatggatggtccGGTCTGAGAGCTTCATGAAGTCCTCTCCAGATGTTGTTTGTGTGAAGACTGAGCTTCTTCTGTTGCTTCCTGACAACATAAAGTGGCTTTGGGTCAGAAAATCCACAGAAACAAGTTTAAACCTGGTAAATCTCAAGCCAGACCTCCAGAAACAGATAAACTAAACATCTCCAGAACTTCCtgcccagaagaagaagttCTGTTACAAACCACGAGGTCTAAAACCTGAGAATCCTTCTGGACTCAGACCCGAATCTTTTTCTCAGTGAGGTGCTGATTTTTCTGTCATCATAACCCAGCAGACATATTTCTGATTAATCCAACCTGCATGTTTTTATCTTCAGTAGAAGGGATTAGTGGGTGGACCAACTCATCCAGAAGACATCCTGATCCCTCCAGACCAGTCAGTCAGAGACCTTCAATATCACACTTTGCTTCAGTTTTCTGAATATTTACAGACACGTTGTGAACCTTCATGAACCCTGGTCTAACCCAGAACCGCTTTTCTTTCTGCGGTTAAAATCCTCCTGTAAAGGTTTAGTCCTGTCCTCCTGCTTTCATGGACCCTGACAGCTCTGTTGTAGACAACACGTTTTATTTCAGGTAGCGAACATGGGGTGTAGCGTCCTTTTATCTGATCTAAACTGCTAGCTGTTAACTCTGAGCTAAAGCTCTACAGCAACCAAAGCTTCAAACTTTCATCAAACATGAACAGGAAATTAGATTTGGGCAGAAAGTCACAGCAACATGTGCAGGAAAACAAACTGGGTGATAACATGACGGGAATCTCTGGTCGGTCCATCAGGGTCCGTATCTGTAGGCAGAAGCTGCAGAAGATGCATCGAGGAAACcgtctggaggaggaggaggaggaagatggaaGGGGAAGAAGATCATCCTACAGTCCTGACAAGAAGAACAGACAGGAAGACGCCGCATGAGCCCAACAGAACCAACCAACACAGGACCGGGTTCATCTCAGGTCTGGAACATCAGAACTGCAGTTCCTGGTtctgtgatggatggatggatggatggatggatggatggatggatggatggatggatggatggatggatggatggatgaacagatggatggatgaacggatggatggatggatgaacagatggatggatggatggatgaacagatggatggatggatgaacagatggatggatggatagatggatggatagatggatgaacagatggatgaacagatggatgaacagatggatgtatggatggatgtatgattggctggatggatggatggatggatggatggatgatggatgaacagatggatggatgatggatggatggatggatggatggatggatggatggatggatggatggatggatgggtgatggatgggtgatggatggatggatgaacagatgggtcgatggatggatgaacagatggatgtaGCATGTCTGACCTCTGCTGGCAGAGCAGGGTAGTGCGTGACCTCCTGCAGCATCAGGGGTCTGCAGAGGCCCTCATAGAGGCCAGCGTGGCCTGGAGGCAAACATGGGAGGTAGAGCAGGAGGTCTGGAGGTGAAGGTaagctgctggaggagaaggttggagagaggagctgcagatgaggaggaggaggaggaggaggaggaaccgGCTGCCCTGAATCCCCAACATGGACCAAACctggagaaaaagaagaaagaacctGGAGAGTAAAAATATTCTCATCTAGATTTAACTCCTCTGCtgattttctgattttattctgGTTTTCAGTCAATCgttttctattattatttttattgaaaataaaagatgaacagaaaaaTTCACTGATCTgctaacaaatatattttaggataaaatggtttattttacaTGCTGCTGAAAAGT is part of the Fundulus heteroclitus isolate FHET01 chromosome 13, MU-UCD_Fhet_4.1, whole genome shotgun sequence genome and harbors:
- the LOC110367058 gene encoding doublesex- and mab-3-related transcription factor 1Y isoform X3, with amino-acid sequence MSEPRQPKCSRCRNHGVFTRKKGHSRCPFSGCECWKCGLLTQRTQVSALHRNLDRARNHKTGPEPPRPGPGPAAGPGASAGALDSDSRDVPSCLVHVGDSGQPVPPPPPPPPHLQLLSPTFSSSSLPSPPDLLLYLPCLPPGHAGLYEGLCRPLMLQEVTHYPALPAEDCRMIFFPFHLPPPPPPDGFLDASSAASAYRYGP